The Stenotrophomonas indicatrix DNA segment TTCGCAGGCCCCTTCAGTTCCACCGTGTTGCCGTCCGGATCCTTGAAGTACAACGACAAGCCATCGCCCTCGGCGCCGAAGTTGACCTCGGCCGGCCCCAGTACCGGCACGCCGTGGGCCGCAAGGTGGGCGACCAGCGCGGTTTCGTCGAAGGGCTCGACGCGCAGGCACAGGTGGTCGACGTTGCGCCCTTCGCTGCCCGGCCCGCTACCGCCGTGGCGACCGAGCGTGCCTTCCAGGCTGACCAGATCGATCATCGACGTGCCCGCACGCAGGTGCACCAGGCCCAGGTGCTCGCGCCGCCGCACCGCCACGCACCCCAACACCTGGCCATAGAAGGCTTCGCTGCGGGCCAGCTCGCGCACCCGCAGCACCACATGATCGATGCGTTCAACGCTGAAGGGTCTGTCCATGCCGGGCTCCTCGAAGAATGGGAATTCAAGACTTGCTGAACCTGTTCAGTCCACTTTGCCGAACGAGGGGCCTCGACGTCCCCGTGGCCGATGCTACGCTGCCGTCCCCGCGCGTTCTGCCTGTCGCAATGGCGCGGTGCGACAACGTGTCGCATCCAGATCCGGGCCTTTCCTGCGCCTGATCATTGTCAATGCCTTTCTTAAATGGTGGGTGACGGCCTAAAATTGAAAGGCTGACTCGACCCCACCTCACCTGCCTGTCCTCTGGACGGGTGGGCCGGCTTTGGCCGGTGCGGGCAGGACGGGGAACGGCATTCCCTCGC contains these protein-coding regions:
- a CDS encoding VOC family protein; the protein is MDRPFSVERIDHVVLRVRELARSEAFYGQVLGCVAVRRREHLGLVHLRAGTSMIDLVSLEGTLGRHGGSGPGSEGRNVDHLCLRVEPFDETALVAHLAAHGVPVLGPAEVNFGAEGDGLSLYFKDPDGNTVELKGPANGASR